In Archaeoglobaceae archaeon, one genomic interval encodes:
- a CDS encoding CARDB domain-containing protein: MKRLRSEWLLFASLIFLLPIAFGALTIYDTFEKELLNETLNVPMENYAYVSFYISLTGKTQNRVSVDVTEINGKYVNIYIFDEENFNLYREGRTAGPIFSARAEKTYSKVFIPEKSGNYYVVIENRDPFKKTVRVQVTWKYGVSAPDLIPEFVEAHPSEVFWGEKVYVDFKIKNYSPVKAGTHEVAVYLEGEDGKLYELDRIKVDQILAEEVKSLSCEKVISDKVPRGLYRVKIVADSMNQVEEYNETNNTIYGAKIFVKGSSLTPSGARSPGFELLLSLIALIGIALLFRKR, from the coding sequence ATGAAGCGATTAAGATCAGAATGGCTGTTGTTCGCTTCCCTGATTTTCTTGCTTCCGATTGCTTTTGGTGCGCTGACAATTTACGACACTTTCGAAAAAGAGCTCTTAAACGAGACTTTGAATGTCCCGATGGAGAACTACGCCTATGTTAGCTTTTACATAAGCTTAACTGGGAAAACCCAGAACAGGGTTTCTGTTGATGTGACTGAAATAAATGGCAAATACGTAAACATTTACATTTTCGACGAGGAAAACTTCAACCTTTACAGAGAAGGTAGAACTGCGGGTCCAATTTTCTCTGCAAGAGCTGAAAAGACGTATTCGAAGGTCTTTATTCCTGAAAAAAGTGGAAACTATTACGTTGTTATTGAGAACAGAGACCCCTTCAAAAAAACAGTTCGAGTGCAAGTTACATGGAAATATGGCGTTTCAGCTCCGGATTTGATTCCCGAATTTGTTGAAGCTCACCCTTCCGAGGTTTTCTGGGGTGAAAAAGTTTACGTTGACTTCAAAATAAAGAACTACAGCCCCGTAAAAGCTGGAACCCATGAAGTTGCGGTGTATCTTGAAGGCGAGGACGGAAAACTATACGAGCTCGATCGCATAAAGGTTGATCAGATCCTTGCTGAAGAAGTGAAGAGCCTCAGTTGTGAAAAAGTAATCTCAGACAAGGTTCCGAGAGGTTTGTATCGCGTAAAAATCGTTGCGGATTCAATGAATCAGGTCGAGGAATACAACGAGACGAACAACACGATCTACGGAGCCAAGATTTTTGTTAAGGGCAGCTCTTTGACACCTTCAGGTGCAAGAAGCCCAGGCTTTGAGCTTCTGCTTTCACTTATTGCATTAATCGGAATTGCACTATTGTTCAGAAAGCGTTAA